One Azospirillum brasilense DNA window includes the following coding sequences:
- a CDS encoding type II toxin-antitoxin system RatA family toxin yields the protein MPTHAEKKVLPYTPEQMYRLVADVEKYPEFLPWCLAARIRRREGDVMFADLVIGFKMVRERFTSRVELDEANRRINVQYTEGPFQYLNNHWIFTPHEGGVCVDFYVDFEFRSKMLQKIMGVLFNEAVRRMVQAFETRANQLYGAGATRPAAARTA from the coding sequence ATGCCGACGCACGCGGAAAAGAAGGTTCTTCCCTACACGCCGGAGCAGATGTACCGGCTGGTCGCCGATGTGGAGAAGTACCCGGAATTCCTGCCCTGGTGCCTCGCCGCCCGCATCCGCCGCCGCGAAGGCGACGTGATGTTCGCGGACCTCGTCATCGGCTTCAAGATGGTCCGCGAACGCTTCACCTCGCGCGTGGAGCTGGACGAGGCGAACCGCCGCATCAACGTCCAGTACACCGAGGGGCCGTTCCAGTACCTGAACAACCACTGGATCTTCACCCCGCATGAGGGCGGAGTCTGCGTGGATTTCTACGTGGATTTCGAGTTCCGCTCGAAGATGCTGCAAAAGATCATGGGCGTGCTGTTCAACGAGGCGGTGCGCCGGATGGTGCAGGCCTTCGAGACCCGCGCCAACCAGCTCTACGGTGCCGGTGCCACCCGGCCCGCCGCGGCGCGGACCGCCTGA
- a CDS encoding CinA family protein — protein MFPDHIRELAAKLLAEYELAGYTLATAESCTGGLIAGALTDIAGSSKVVDRGFVTYSNVAKSEMLGVPPSLIYAHGAVSAEVAVAMAVGALAKSKADVTVAVTGVAGPGGGTPEKPVGRVYIATAVRRGAAKHKEYTFPGDREAVRLATVQTALERLRTARPETAIR, from the coding sequence ATGTTTCCCGATCACATCCGCGAACTCGCCGCCAAGCTGCTCGCGGAATACGAATTGGCCGGCTACACCCTGGCGACCGCCGAGTCCTGCACGGGCGGCCTCATCGCGGGGGCGCTGACCGACATCGCGGGGTCGTCCAAGGTGGTGGATCGCGGCTTCGTCACCTACTCCAACGTCGCCAAGTCGGAGATGCTCGGCGTGCCGCCCAGCCTGATCTACGCCCACGGCGCGGTCAGCGCGGAGGTGGCGGTGGCCATGGCAGTGGGCGCCCTGGCGAAATCGAAGGCCGACGTGACGGTGGCGGTTACCGGAGTCGCCGGTCCTGGCGGTGGAACGCCGGAGAAGCCGGTCGGGCGCGTCTACATCGCCACGGCGGTCCGGCGCGGCGCCGCCAAGCACAAGGAATACACCTTTCCCGGCGACCGTGAGGCGGTGCGCCTCGCGACCGTGCAGACCGCGCTGGAGCGGTTGCGCACGGCCCGCCCGGAAACCGCGATTCGCTGA